One Fibrobacter sp. genomic window, ATCTTGATGGATGATTCCGCCCCGGCGCAGTCGGGAATTGCCAAAGGCTTACGTACACTGACTTCCACGGCGTCGGCCTTGGGATAGTGAGACAAAATATATTTGGCTGTTTCTACTACCAGGGTTTCTTCTAGCTGGAAACAAGAAAGGCGGATAAAACCCTTCAGGTCTTCCGCCAATTGAGCATAGTCTATGGAGTGGGCCAAATCCTCGTTACGGGCGGCCAAGGTAAAATCCAACCACAGGTTAACGTTCAGTACAATAGGCTGTTCGTTTTCACGTTCAAAGGGGAGCGTACCAATAATACAATTGAACGTGAGATCCCGGATTGAAATTTTACCGGAGCTGATTACCATACGAAGAGGACCACGGCACCAGCGATAGATGCACCGGCAACGCCGAACCAAATGTTACGGGCGGAGGTGTAGGAATCCTGGGTCTTCTTGTTTTCCTTCATGCGCTGCTGGAGGTTGTACAGGGTCCAACCGTCGTGGTTACCATTTTCGATAACAACATCCTCGCACTTCTTTTCGCCACCGCATGCGCTCAACAGGCTGGTGCTGAGGGTTTCAAGTTCGTCGTAGTTGTCCTTGGCTTCGTTTGCCTTGGAGTGCTGCATCACGCCGATAACAATGCTTGTTGCGGCGAGAGCTGCAAGACCAACTGCGCTCCAGAAACGGACTTCGTCTGCGATACCGAAACGGTCGCCTACGTCGCCAGCGGCGTCGTTAGCTGCGTAGTCGCGGCTGTCTGCGGAGGTGTTGTCCACGGGAGCGTTGGTTCTGTATGCGGAGAGGTCTTCGTCGTCTTCGCAATCTTCGTCATCTTCGTCGCAGTATTCGTCCTTGCTTGCTGCTGCAGCTTCGGCAACCGGTTCTTCTTCCGGTGCGTCGCCCTTCAGGGTAACGGGAGTGCCGTCAACGAAGG contains:
- a CDS encoding dihydroneopterin aldolase, with product MVISSGKISIRDLTFNCIIGTLPFERENEQPIVLNVNLWLDFTLAARNEDLAHSIDYAQLAEDLKGFIRLSCFQLEETLVVETAKYILSHYPKADAVEVSVRKPLAIPDCAGAESSIKICR